One region of Eupeodes corollae chromosome 1, idEupCoro1.1, whole genome shotgun sequence genomic DNA includes:
- the LOC129942141 gene encoding eukaryotic translation initiation factor 5, which yields MGSVNVNRNVTDIFYRYKMPRINAKVEGKGNGIKTVIVNMAEVAKAIGRPATYPTKYFGCELGAQTQFDYKNERFIVNGSHDATKLQDLLDGFIRKYVLCPECDNPETDLTVNAKNGSISQSCKACGYHGLLKIHHKVNTFIIKNPPTINPATQGSSLTKGKRGRNSKKNGENGSMSDSVNNSMANNSGDSDGGTNHASQTEAEINAAIPTKAEDDDDNWTTDTSAEAIRARLQDLTDGAKTMTISDDYDKTEKERIDIFYELVKRKIDENQLDSVAVHKELAIEAERLDINHKATLVLAELLFSANITNEVRKHRNLLLRFTHNNSKAQRYLIGGIEQIIALHSAKLMDKVAGILKLFYDIDILEEKAILDWAQKVSKKYVSKEVAAEIHEKAKPFIQWLQEAEEEDSSQDEDDDSDLEIEYDDRAHIQPMKKAPAPSAKKIIDDDDDGEEIDIDGI from the exons ATGGGTTCGGTTAATGTCAATCGTAATGTCACTGACATTTTCTATCGCTACAAGATGCCGCGCATCAATGCCAAGGTAGAAGGAAAGGGCAACGGCATCAAGACTGTCATTGTGAATATGGCTGAAGTTGCCAAGGCAATCGGGCGCCCAGCCACTTACCCGACCAAGTACTTTGGTTGTGAACTCGGAGCTCAGACTCAATTTGATTATAAG aatgaaCGCTTCATTGTAAACGGCTCTCATGACGCCACTAAACTGCAGGATCTGCTCGATGGCTTCATCCGTAAATACGTTCTCTGCCCGGAGTGTGACAATCCTGAGACCGATCTTACCGTTAACGCTAAGAACGGATCTATCTCGCAGTCATGCAAGGCTTGTGGATACCATGGATTACTGAAAATTCACCACAAGGTGAACACTTTCATTATCAAGAATCCTCCAACAATCAATCCGGCTACCCAAGGATCGTCATTAACTAAAGGCAAACGTGGAAGGAATTCAAAGAAGAACGGCGAAAATGGCAGCATGTCGGACTCGGTAAACAATTCGATGGCTAACAACTCGGGCGACTCGGATGGTGGCACTAACCATGCCAGCCAGACGGAAGCCGAAATAAACGCTGCCATTCCAACAAAGGCcgaagatgatgatgacaatTGGACAACTGACACCTCGGCTGAAGCCATTCGCGCTCGTTTGCAAGACTTAACAGATGGAGCCAAGACAATGACCATCTCCGATGACTATGATAAGACAGAGAAAGAGCGCATTGATATCTTTTACGAGTTGGTAAAGCGCAAGATTGATGAGAATCAGCTAGACTCTGTTGCTGTCCATAAGGAGTTGGCCATTGAAGCTGAGCGCTTGGATATTAATCACAAGGCCACTTTGGTATTGGCTGAGTTGCTTTTCTCTGCTAACATCACCAACGAGGTGCGCAAGCACCGTAATCTTTTGTTGCGCTTCACTCATAACAATTCTAAGGCACAACGCTACTTGATCGGTGGCATCGAGCAAATCATCGCTTTGCACTCTGCCAAGCTAATGGACAAAGTTGCTGGAATTCTCAAACTCTTCTACGACATCGACATCCTCGAGGAGAAAGCCATTCTTGATTGGGCCCAAAAAGTGAGCAAGAAGTACGTCTCCAAGGAGGTTGCCGCCGAAATCCACGAAAAGGCAAAGCCTTTTATTCAATGGTTGCAGGAGGCCGAGGAGGAGGACTCCTCTcaagatgaagatgatgattcCGATTTGGAGATCGAATATGATGATCGTGCTCACATTCAGCCAATGAAGAAGGCTCCAGCTCCTTCAGCCAAGAAAATCatcgatgatgacgatgacggtgAAGAAATCGACATTGATGGCATCTAA
- the LOC129942140 gene encoding alkaline phosphatase isoform X1, with translation MYKSTDYNYSDDSGSGVSRRLRSRLADFESTSSIPDAMNSPNEQSIEVQLNNLDSELNPQMKEKNRPPSVYKSKVFIVTLAFSATLLTLLCIAFMMNYEKDSDVASKVSFWNVDLPPEQKIWYDKGIDELKEALHHQINMRRAKNVILFIGDGMGPNTVTASRIYGFKEEGLLSWEKFPHMGLLKTYCANKQVPDSFSTATALFGGVKVNYETGGVDSTVNLANCTAAMNATHHVETILKWAQDDGMNTGFVTTTRVTHATPAALYAHVPDRRWECEAKVPEDARHAGCKDIGKILIEENPGKSINVIMGGGRQCLVSHANSSDADPLDTWACNSKDGRNLIHDWEVQKNNAGESSAVVQNNEELANLNGADVDYVLGIFANGHLKYDHERDSGPKGMPSLKDMTLKALEVLKTKPKGFLLVVEGGNIDQAHHRGAARKALSEVLALNEAIEATVKDMSDHLAETLIIVTADHSHTLTINGYPDKGNNILGIASNSKTESTPYTTLTYGTGYNAFQPELDPQTNKMKRRDPSKDDTTSFDYVQQATINTDENTHGGSDTTIFAKGPMAHLFHNVHEQSYVAHVISYALRIGRFRDSSIVESLAEMLPI, from the exons ATGTATAAGTCCACCGATTACAACTATTCCGATGACTCAGGCAGCGGTGTTTCCAGGCGTCTTAGGAGTCGACTCGCAGATTTTGAATCTACCAG cTCAATTCCTGACGCAATGAATTCGCCCAACGAACAATCCATCGAAGTCCAGCTAAATAATCTGGACTCGGAATTAAATCcacaaatgaaagaaaaaaaccgCCCACCTAGTGTTTATAAGTCTAAAGTGTTTATTGTCACTTTAGCATTCTCAGCGACCCTCCTGACACTATTATGTATTGCATTTATGATGAACTATGAAAAAGACTCTGACGTGGCGTCTAAAGTCAGCTTTTGGAATGTCGATCTACCGCCAGAACAAAAAATCTGGTATGATAAAGGCATTGACGAGCTGAAGGAAGCTCTCCATCATCAGATAAATATGAGAAGAGCTAAAAACGTGATATTATTCATTGGCGATGGAATGGGACCAAACACAGTCACTGCGTCAAGAATCTACGGTTTCAAGGAGGAGGGTCTACTGAGTTGGGAAAAATTTCCACATATGGGACTTTTAAAG acatATTGTGCCAACAAACAAGTCCCAGATTCATTTTCCACAGCTACAGCACTCTTTGGAGGCGTTAAAGTCAATTACGAAACAGGTGGAGTCGACTCTACAGTAAACTTGGCCAATTGCACTGCAGCTATGAATGCTACGCATCACGTCGAGACAATTCTTAAGTGGGCACAAGACGACGGAATGAATACGGGATTTGTTACCACCACTAGGGTTACTCATGCAACTCCAGCAGCCTTGTATGCACATGTCCCCGATCGTCGTTGGGAGTGTGAGGCGAAAGTTCCAGAAGATGCGAGACACGCTGGTTGTAAAGACATTgggaaaattttaattgaagagAATCCAGGAAAGAGTATCAATGTAATCATGGGTGGTGGACGTCAATGCCTAGTTTCGCATGCTAATTCATCCGATGCTGACCCACTTGACACCTGGGCTTGCAATTCCAAGGACGGTAGAAATCTAATTCACGATTGGGAAGTTCAGAAGAACAACGCTGGAGAATCCTCTGCTGTTGTGCAGAATAACGAGGAGTTGGCGAATCTTAATGGAGCGGATGTAGACTACGTTTTGG GAATTTTCGCAAACGGTCATTTGAAGTATGACCATGAACGTGATAGTGGCCCAAAAGGAATGCCTTCTCTGAAAGATATGACTCTAAAAGCACTGGAAGTTCTGAAAACAAAGCCAAAAGGCTTCCTGCTGGTCGTCGAAGGAGGAAACATCGATCAAGCACATCATAGAGGGGCTGCACGCAAGGCCCTTTCAGAAGTGCTGGCTCTAAATGAAGCGATTGAGGCAACGGTTAAAGATATGAG TGACCATCTTGCAGAGACGCTTATTATTGTGACAGCCGATCATTCCCACACCTTGACGATTAACGGTTATCCCGATAaaggaaacaatattttaggAATAGCCTCAAATTCGAAAACCGAATCAACTCCCTACACAACTTTGACGTATGGAACAGGTTACAATGCCTTTCAACCTGAATTAGAcccacaaacaaataaaatgaaacgaCGCGATCCGAGCAAGGATGACACAACttctttcgattatgttcaaCAGGCTACTATCAACACGGACGAGAATACACATGGAGGTTCAGATACTACAATTTTTGCTAAAG gACCAATGGCACATTTATTCCACAATGTTCATGAACAAAGCTACGTAGCGCATGTTATATCCTATGCTCTACGAATTGGACGCTTTCGTGATAGCAGTATTGTTGAGTCATTGGCAGAGATGTTGCCGATATAA
- the LOC129942140 gene encoding alkaline phosphatase isoform X2 — protein sequence MNSPNEQSIEVQLNNLDSELNPQMKEKNRPPSVYKSKVFIVTLAFSATLLTLLCIAFMMNYEKDSDVASKVSFWNVDLPPEQKIWYDKGIDELKEALHHQINMRRAKNVILFIGDGMGPNTVTASRIYGFKEEGLLSWEKFPHMGLLKTYCANKQVPDSFSTATALFGGVKVNYETGGVDSTVNLANCTAAMNATHHVETILKWAQDDGMNTGFVTTTRVTHATPAALYAHVPDRRWECEAKVPEDARHAGCKDIGKILIEENPGKSINVIMGGGRQCLVSHANSSDADPLDTWACNSKDGRNLIHDWEVQKNNAGESSAVVQNNEELANLNGADVDYVLGIFANGHLKYDHERDSGPKGMPSLKDMTLKALEVLKTKPKGFLLVVEGGNIDQAHHRGAARKALSEVLALNEAIEATVKDMSDHLAETLIIVTADHSHTLTINGYPDKGNNILGIASNSKTESTPYTTLTYGTGYNAFQPELDPQTNKMKRRDPSKDDTTSFDYVQQATINTDENTHGGSDTTIFAKGPMAHLFHNVHEQSYVAHVISYALRIGRFRDSSIVESLAEMLPI from the exons ATGAATTCGCCCAACGAACAATCCATCGAAGTCCAGCTAAATAATCTGGACTCGGAATTAAATCcacaaatgaaagaaaaaaaccgCCCACCTAGTGTTTATAAGTCTAAAGTGTTTATTGTCACTTTAGCATTCTCAGCGACCCTCCTGACACTATTATGTATTGCATTTATGATGAACTATGAAAAAGACTCTGACGTGGCGTCTAAAGTCAGCTTTTGGAATGTCGATCTACCGCCAGAACAAAAAATCTGGTATGATAAAGGCATTGACGAGCTGAAGGAAGCTCTCCATCATCAGATAAATATGAGAAGAGCTAAAAACGTGATATTATTCATTGGCGATGGAATGGGACCAAACACAGTCACTGCGTCAAGAATCTACGGTTTCAAGGAGGAGGGTCTACTGAGTTGGGAAAAATTTCCACATATGGGACTTTTAAAG acatATTGTGCCAACAAACAAGTCCCAGATTCATTTTCCACAGCTACAGCACTCTTTGGAGGCGTTAAAGTCAATTACGAAACAGGTGGAGTCGACTCTACAGTAAACTTGGCCAATTGCACTGCAGCTATGAATGCTACGCATCACGTCGAGACAATTCTTAAGTGGGCACAAGACGACGGAATGAATACGGGATTTGTTACCACCACTAGGGTTACTCATGCAACTCCAGCAGCCTTGTATGCACATGTCCCCGATCGTCGTTGGGAGTGTGAGGCGAAAGTTCCAGAAGATGCGAGACACGCTGGTTGTAAAGACATTgggaaaattttaattgaagagAATCCAGGAAAGAGTATCAATGTAATCATGGGTGGTGGACGTCAATGCCTAGTTTCGCATGCTAATTCATCCGATGCTGACCCACTTGACACCTGGGCTTGCAATTCCAAGGACGGTAGAAATCTAATTCACGATTGGGAAGTTCAGAAGAACAACGCTGGAGAATCCTCTGCTGTTGTGCAGAATAACGAGGAGTTGGCGAATCTTAATGGAGCGGATGTAGACTACGTTTTGG GAATTTTCGCAAACGGTCATTTGAAGTATGACCATGAACGTGATAGTGGCCCAAAAGGAATGCCTTCTCTGAAAGATATGACTCTAAAAGCACTGGAAGTTCTGAAAACAAAGCCAAAAGGCTTCCTGCTGGTCGTCGAAGGAGGAAACATCGATCAAGCACATCATAGAGGGGCTGCACGCAAGGCCCTTTCAGAAGTGCTGGCTCTAAATGAAGCGATTGAGGCAACGGTTAAAGATATGAG TGACCATCTTGCAGAGACGCTTATTATTGTGACAGCCGATCATTCCCACACCTTGACGATTAACGGTTATCCCGATAaaggaaacaatattttaggAATAGCCTCAAATTCGAAAACCGAATCAACTCCCTACACAACTTTGACGTATGGAACAGGTTACAATGCCTTTCAACCTGAATTAGAcccacaaacaaataaaatgaaacgaCGCGATCCGAGCAAGGATGACACAACttctttcgattatgttcaaCAGGCTACTATCAACACGGACGAGAATACACATGGAGGTTCAGATACTACAATTTTTGCTAAAG gACCAATGGCACATTTATTCCACAATGTTCATGAACAAAGCTACGTAGCGCATGTTATATCCTATGCTCTACGAATTGGACGCTTTCGTGATAGCAGTATTGTTGAGTCATTGGCAGAGATGTTGCCGATATAA